GAATAGTGGGTGGGCGCGGCGCACAATACCGTGCGCTTGAAGAACCTCTCGGGACTCCAGATCTGACGTTGCCGGACTCCAGCGTCGCAACAACGCGGCCACGCGACCTTCGTGACGCTCGAGCGCCTTGCTGTCACCGACGGTCCGCCGGGAGAATGTCCGATGATCGATGTCGCGCCCGGCCCAGTGAACGATTCCATGGGTCAGGCGAAAGACTTCAATGAGGCCATCGGGATCGGTCGGCCCCAAATCGAGGACTCTGCGATTGATTGCCCACGCAGCCGACGCCTCGCTAAGGACGGCCTGAAAAAATGGTTCGTGAAGGATCTCAGGGCATGCTGACTCGATACGCTGACGCGCCGTTCCGGCGATATCGGCCGAAGGCAGCCTGTTGAGAAAGCGATAGAGTGCATCAGCATCGGTGAGGCGGACGCGCGCGATTTCATTGGTAAACCGCCCGAGGCGATCCTCCTCGAGGCGAATCCCGCCGGCACGTTCGGCATCGCGCAATACGCGATGAAGAGAGTCTTGCTCTGCGGGCCCACCGACGCGGTTGTAGTCAATGCGCTGGGTGATATCGCGAACGCGTTCCCGGGGGGATTCGTGACGATCAAGCAAGCTGTTCAGGATGTCGTCACCGGTGACACTTTTATTCGGCGGCATCCTGACTCTCTCGTCGGACGACTTCCTCGAAGTAGGCACGAGGCTTGTGCATCGGGTTCTCCAACTGCAAGAGCTCGTGCGCGGGCGCATGCATATGCTGCGGCGTTGCCTGAATGCGGCGCCCCACACGTATGATCGAGATCAGCGTGTCGAACGTCTCCTGATACAAAGCCTGGTGCGTCTTGGGCGCAGCCATAATGAGCTGAAGACCGAGCGCCTTATAGAAGCTGATGATCTTGTAAATATTTTCAGGATCCAGCTTCTCGAAGGCTTCGTCCATCAAGAGCAGCGCCGACTGCGGCGGCGCATCGTGGGCGCCGCCCAGGTGATTGCGATAGGCCGCAGACGATGCAACGCCGAGGCAGATATAGAACGGCAGGAACTTCTGCCCGCCGCTGGCCTTGCCGCGTCGCGTTTCGAGATCCGAGATCTTCTCGTAGTTCTTCTCCGGATCGCAGATGTCGATGCTGAACCGGAAATAGTTCCGGTAGTCGGCCAGCTCTCGCAGCCGCCGGCGATGCGCCGCCTCGTCCTGTACGTCCTCGGCCGTCAGCATCTCGATCAGCTCGTTGATCTTTACCTGGTCCGGATCGTTCGGGTCCGGAGCGCTCTGCATGAGTGCCGTCGCCTTCGGTGCGATCACATCGAGCCGGTCGATCAGATACCGGATGGTTTCCTTGTCCTGGTCGCGCTCCTGCCGGATTTGATACACCTCACCCATGAAGATGCTGCGCCGAAGCTCGCGGTTGAGGTCGTCTTGCACGCGCCGGACCGTATCTATGTTTGCGCGCAGACGGCTCAGGAAGTCGTGGACCATGGTTTCGATCAAGGCCTTCACGGCCAAGTCGACCCGGTCCTTGAACTGCCGCAACACGGTTTGTGTCAGGTACCGCTGGCGCAAAGAGGCCCAATCGTGAAGGAGAACCGTCTTCTCCGCGTGAATGGTGTCGGTCCAGTCGAATCCGGGGTGCTGATCGGGATTGGCCTGAACGTAGTCCTGGATGGCTGACATGAGCCTGGTCACGGCGGCACGTTGAGCCGGGCCCTTGTCCTTTGACTGCGCGGTAAAATGATTTCGCACCTGTGCAGGGTGAGCAAGTTTAGCGCTCACGTCTCGGTATATCGATCGAACCCTACCCATAAACCGTTCCAGCCCGAGAGGTGGATCGTGACGGGCCTTGCGAAGCTCGAAGTTCGGCATCCGGCTAAGCAACAACTCGGCAGCTTTTTGGCGTTCCGTCTTGTTCGCCTCCATTCCGCCACGTCGGTGGCCGATCTTCTCACGTAGCTCCCGATCCTTTGACTCCTCCTCTCGTTTCTCGTCACGATACGCTTTGAGGTCCTTCTCCAAGGAGCGCTTCTCCTCCATCAGCCCAGCGGGGAGGTCTTGCTCAAGCGCTGCGACGAGGTCATCGAGGCGCACTAT
This window of the Oceanibaculum nanhaiense genome carries:
- a CDS encoding Wadjet anti-phage system protein JetD domain-containing protein is translated as MPPNKSVTGDDILNSLLDRHESPRERVRDITQRIDYNRVGGPAEQDSLHRVLRDAERAGGIRLEEDRLGRFTNEIARVRLTDADALYRFLNRLPSADIAGTARQRIESACPEILHEPFFQAVLSEASAAWAINRRVLDLGPTDPDGLIEVFRLTHGIVHWAGRDIDHRTFSRRTVGDSKALERHEGRVAALLRRWSPATSDLESREVLQAHGIVRRAHPLFLRGPVSVTSDTIRLEGSGVPFVGLPWSTVRSATLHSPVDYTIIIENPTSFWRYCMEIEGQYLALLSDGFPARDVLAGIVHMVRVAQPAPLFHWGDIDAGGLRIAKHLEDACGVPLRLHDMAPELATNWGTPLKSRAGLERLAGHGGEIGSLAQWLQSSDGQALEQEQLDPRPPPA